One window from the genome of Bdellovibrio sp. NC01 encodes:
- a CDS encoding tail fiber domain-containing protein: protein MRSEATLESLTYQGRIVRTDGVPLEYANVNFLFQITDPAGQCIIYQEQVSGINMTNSGGVFDVPIGAGAVQFPLSSSVLEAFSNSTVFNCADCVASGNSYTCSNSSSTYTPSANDSRRLRVSFDDGTGWKAISPDNIIRSVPYALHAQSAQKLGNNIASDFLAKAGLPVCGTGTFLSWDGTNLTCAGVSGTSGGTVTNVTSANSYLTVATGTTTPVLTVNVGTVANTVAAGNDSRIVNAMQSGTTASGDLSGVYPGPSVVGLRGVSIAAAIPNSGEVLRYNGANWSPSFISMFDLRSTVTGTQSFGGVGCTANQTLTWTAATDNLACTNIAIASSQVSGVFSNGGNSFAADAVLGTNDANKLIFKTNNSNAMTIASNGFIGVGTSTPQMLIHAVATANTPLLTERNDNSDTPKPGVTLKRSRLDAAAPKTNFGSQLAFNLAGFGAGTNVLTHLIAGAWENDQTDDTTSRNSFMSFHTLLGNTIGERVRITSAGRVGIGTTIPSSPLTIYGTLPNASGTQTNSAFYPSTTTTGTNDTYAAQIWNYGVISGSVSNSGSQIALAASSLRNNVATNSNDSGTVATMVAGNISYGHQNVNTAAVPKTTTAYGVKVSPILNSGTITTAYDLHLGTTSGTEGSITTHYGIYQENPSAKNYLAGKTQVAGQPYTGFTGTNVGQLAIVNTGTFAKVSSLDFIGRNNTPISRVGVLEDMSGNSYMYLGTSNSPSSGVTNAAITITPAGYVAIGSGTSPTALFQVNGSALATSWDTSSDIRLKENISALENPLTKIMQLRGVEFDWRKDIQQPTAHEKTHDIGVIAQEVEKVFPEAVNTASDGYKSVSYAKLVAPLIAAVKEIFQGQTLQQREIESLKAENAALKKYLCMKDPSAGFCY, encoded by the coding sequence ATGCGCTCTGAGGCAACTCTAGAAAGTCTTACTTACCAAGGTCGTATTGTTCGAACTGATGGTGTGCCATTAGAGTACGCCAACGTAAATTTTTTGTTTCAGATTACAGATCCAGCAGGTCAATGCATCATTTATCAAGAACAAGTTAGTGGAATTAATATGACGAACTCGGGCGGCGTCTTCGATGTTCCTATAGGAGCCGGAGCCGTGCAGTTTCCATTAAGCTCTTCTGTTTTAGAGGCTTTCAGTAACTCGACGGTTTTTAATTGTGCGGATTGCGTTGCTTCGGGCAACTCTTATACATGTTCCAACTCGTCAAGCACTTACACGCCTAGTGCGAACGATAGCCGCAGATTACGTGTGTCTTTTGATGACGGTACAGGTTGGAAAGCTATTTCACCGGACAACATCATTCGCTCGGTACCCTATGCTTTGCATGCTCAATCAGCGCAGAAATTAGGTAATAATATAGCGAGTGATTTTTTAGCAAAAGCGGGACTTCCGGTATGTGGGACCGGAACGTTCCTAAGTTGGGACGGGACAAACTTAACATGCGCAGGAGTTTCCGGTACCAGCGGTGGGACTGTTACGAATGTGACTTCAGCGAACTCTTATCTGACGGTCGCAACGGGAACAACGACGCCTGTTTTAACAGTTAATGTTGGGACTGTGGCAAACACAGTCGCGGCAGGTAATGACTCCAGAATAGTGAATGCGATGCAGAGTGGGACTACGGCCAGTGGGGATTTAAGCGGTGTATACCCCGGTCCTTCCGTTGTCGGCTTGCGGGGTGTTTCAATTGCAGCTGCAATACCAAATAGCGGAGAAGTTTTACGTTATAACGGAGCGAATTGGTCGCCAAGTTTCATTAGCATGTTCGATTTAAGATCAACCGTGACGGGGACTCAATCTTTTGGCGGCGTTGGATGTACTGCGAATCAAACTTTAACATGGACAGCAGCGACTGATAATTTGGCTTGCACCAATATTGCGATTGCAAGCTCTCAGGTTAGCGGAGTTTTCTCTAACGGAGGAAACTCATTTGCGGCCGATGCTGTGTTAGGGACGAATGATGCTAACAAGCTTATTTTTAAAACTAATAATTCAAATGCGATGACGATTGCTTCCAATGGATTTATTGGTGTAGGAACGTCAACTCCACAGATGTTGATACATGCAGTGGCGACAGCGAACACGCCTCTTTTGACAGAGCGAAATGATAACAGTGATACGCCTAAACCTGGCGTCACTTTGAAGCGTTCGCGCCTTGATGCTGCGGCTCCGAAGACTAACTTTGGTTCGCAATTAGCTTTTAATCTTGCGGGATTCGGTGCGGGTACGAATGTACTGACACATCTTATTGCTGGAGCTTGGGAAAATGATCAGACTGACGATACGACATCACGCAATTCATTCATGAGCTTTCATACTCTATTGGGAAATACTATCGGAGAAAGAGTTCGGATAACTTCAGCCGGGCGTGTGGGTATCGGCACCACAATTCCGTCATCACCGTTAACGATTTACGGCACTTTACCTAATGCAAGCGGTACACAGACAAATTCAGCATTTTATCCAAGCACAACAACGACGGGAACAAATGATACTTACGCCGCGCAGATTTGGAATTACGGAGTCATCTCGGGAAGTGTTTCAAACTCGGGAAGTCAAATTGCTCTTGCTGCCTCAAGCCTTCGTAATAATGTCGCTACTAATTCAAATGACAGTGGCACGGTTGCGACGATGGTAGCTGGGAATATTTCGTATGGTCATCAAAACGTGAACACAGCTGCGGTGCCAAAAACGACGACTGCCTATGGAGTCAAAGTAAGTCCGATTTTAAATTCGGGTACGATCACGACGGCCTATGATCTTCACTTAGGGACAACGTCAGGAACTGAAGGCAGTATCACGACTCACTATGGTATCTATCAAGAAAATCCTTCTGCGAAAAATTATCTTGCAGGAAAAACTCAAGTCGCTGGTCAGCCGTACACGGGTTTCACTGGCACTAATGTCGGCCAACTTGCGATTGTTAATACGGGGACCTTTGCGAAAGTTTCTTCTTTAGATTTTATTGGTCGCAACAATACGCCCATTTCCAGGGTTGGGGTGCTTGAGGATATGAGCGGTAATTCTTATATGTATCTTGGTACAAGCAATTCTCCATCTTCAGGAGTGACCAATGCGGCGATAACCATCACACCGGCAGGATATGTTGCGATTGGCAGTGGAACTTCACCAACGGCACTGTTTCAAGTAAATGGTTCGGCACTAGCGACATCGTGGGATACGAGTTCTGATATTCGCTTAAAAGAAAATATCAGCGCGCTTGAAAATCCGTTAACCAAGATCATGCAACTGCGTGGTGTGGAATTTGATTGGCGTAAAGATATTCAGCAACCAACTGCGCATGAAAAAACTCACGATATTGGTGTGATCGCACAAGAAGTGGAAAAAGTTTTTCCAGAGGCAGTGAATACAGCTTCGGATGGTTATAAAAGTGTTTCTTATGCGAAACTGGTGGCGCCGCTGATCGCAGCTGTTAAAGAGATTTTTCAGGGACAGACATTGCAGCAACGTGAAATAGAAAGTCTAAAAGCCGAAAACGCAGCGCTAAAGAAATACCTATGTATGAAAGATCCAAGCGCAGGTTTTTGTTATTGA
- a CDS encoding UvrD-helicase domain-containing protein has translation MVVIKKDPTPQQIKILEENGNCAVIASPGSGKTFTISRKIGDIVSTLPWYKGIIAISYTNKASDELKHRALKMSSDVKNSFFGTIDSFFVGEIIMPFMRQMFGNATTEIKFVKIAESAFFEEFGTALEVMEQSKSLTQDDFNTLRTLYLTGEIILELFGKLALYLLKINPSVSLYLRSRFTHIFIDEYQDCGWDQHRFFIECVELGIIGVAVGDLNQSIYAFSKKDPAYLNSLTTNGSFKTYPLDVNHRCHKSIANYATKFLNPTVIGLPTVDEIRVFLRELDGDEKQIGEWISDAIPRIQKKFGIENNSDFAILSRNNASLARVRQHITQDTFLPEETPLDKYNIKWCLFFKRLITYLLNGDISALDLLEDYLSNDDNGVFFSRLCSELLLLKNQIALDPQNLVTYLDQLVSFAVQILPNDKSKKAVEQLQQTVSTEIYLSSFIPPNKDQVQLMTLHKSKGLEFRVVFHLDLYDWVMPGFKWMKEQDQKELVQDKNLHYVGITRAKDIVIFCVGNKRYNAKNQQQDGKRSQFLGQNHLLGYFKSIKS, from the coding sequence ATGGTGGTGATTAAGAAAGATCCCACACCACAGCAAATCAAAATTCTTGAAGAAAACGGAAACTGTGCGGTAATTGCATCTCCCGGGAGCGGAAAGACTTTTACTATCTCTAGGAAGATTGGAGATATCGTCAGCACCCTACCGTGGTACAAGGGAATCATTGCGATATCATACACAAATAAGGCCAGCGATGAACTTAAACATAGAGCTCTTAAAATGTCATCCGACGTTAAGAATAGCTTCTTCGGAACGATAGACTCATTTTTTGTCGGTGAGATCATTATGCCGTTCATGCGGCAAATGTTTGGAAATGCTACAACTGAAATCAAATTTGTTAAAATAGCGGAATCAGCTTTTTTCGAAGAGTTCGGTACTGCGCTTGAGGTGATGGAGCAATCAAAATCCCTTACTCAAGATGACTTTAATACCCTTAGGACCTTATATTTAACCGGAGAGATAATTTTAGAACTTTTCGGAAAGTTAGCTTTATATTTGTTGAAGATAAATCCGTCCGTTTCTTTATACCTACGGTCTCGATTTACTCACATTTTTATAGACGAATATCAAGACTGCGGATGGGATCAACATCGGTTCTTCATTGAGTGTGTTGAACTTGGCATCATTGGAGTTGCTGTAGGCGATTTGAATCAATCTATATACGCCTTTTCAAAAAAAGATCCGGCATACTTAAACAGCTTAACTACGAATGGTTCGTTTAAAACTTATCCGCTTGATGTTAACCATAGATGTCACAAAAGCATTGCAAACTATGCAACTAAGTTTCTTAATCCAACCGTTATTGGATTGCCAACAGTGGATGAAATTCGTGTATTTTTGCGTGAGCTTGATGGCGATGAAAAACAAATTGGAGAATGGATCTCTGATGCTATTCCAAGAATTCAGAAGAAATTCGGAATCGAAAACAATTCTGATTTCGCGATTTTATCTAGAAACAACGCAAGTCTTGCAAGAGTTCGACAACATATCACACAAGATACATTTCTTCCTGAAGAAACTCCGTTGGATAAATACAATATAAAATGGTGTTTATTTTTTAAAAGGTTGATTACTTATCTCCTAAATGGAGATATTTCCGCTTTAGATCTTTTGGAGGATTATCTTTCTAATGATGACAATGGAGTTTTCTTCTCTCGTCTGTGTTCGGAACTCCTCTTGTTAAAGAACCAGATAGCCCTAGATCCGCAAAATTTGGTTACTTATCTCGATCAACTTGTTTCATTCGCCGTACAAATTCTGCCCAATGATAAAAGCAAAAAGGCAGTGGAACAACTTCAGCAGACAGTATCGACAGAAATTTACCTAAGCTCATTTATTCCTCCAAATAAAGATCAGGTTCAATTAATGACCTTGCATAAATCAAAAGGTCTCGAGTTTAGAGTCGTTTTCCATTTGGATTTATACGATTGGGTAATGCCTGGTTTCAAATGGATGAAGGAACAGGACCAAAAGGAACTAGTGCAAGATAAAAACTTGCACTATGTGGGAATTACGAGGGCTAAGGACATTGTAATTTTCTGTGTAGGTAACAAAAGATATAACGCCAAAAATCAACAGCAAGATGGCAAGAGATCGCAATTTTTAGGACAAAATCACTTATTAGGCTATTTTAAATCAATCAAATCATAG
- a CDS encoding MFS transporter → MNFNATLNESPNATKKEWIGLLVLALPCMLYSMDLMVLNLAIPQLSLELKPSASELLWIVDIYGFFLAGALITMGTLGDRIGRRKILLIGSGVFAITSAIAAFSKSAEMLIFMRAVQGIAGATLAPSTLSLIRVLFRNPKQRAQAVGLWGTSFSIGGLIGPLVGGALIEHFWWGSVFLINVPFMIVLLLIAPKLLPEFKDENGGEIDLISAALSLTAILLIIFSLKKFAETGFQSLSVISLLAGLVLGAIFIRRQEHLEHPLVDVNLFKNFTFNTLILTNALTMSIFFGTFLFQTQYMQLVLGFSPLVAGLWSLPSTFAMILSSSLSPLLAKKIKPAYIMSFGLFLGTVAFFIISRVNGIQDLGLMIFGTVLQSFGAPPVLLFTTNMLVNSAPPEKAGAAAAISETGNEMGGALGIAILGSIGTFIYRREMTNAVLENINPEIKKTAATTLENAIEVAKSAGTAGDNIITQAKVAYTASFSSVMLIGAVVLAVLSFLVITKLRHVQLEAEHGEQS, encoded by the coding sequence TTGAATTTCAATGCCACTTTAAATGAATCCCCGAATGCAACAAAGAAAGAATGGATTGGACTGCTAGTTCTGGCATTGCCATGCATGCTTTATTCGATGGACTTAATGGTTTTAAATCTTGCGATTCCGCAGCTGAGTTTGGAATTAAAGCCCAGCGCCTCTGAACTATTATGGATTGTTGATATTTACGGATTCTTTCTGGCTGGTGCTTTAATTACGATGGGCACTCTTGGAGACAGAATCGGGCGTAGGAAAATTCTTTTAATTGGCAGTGGTGTATTTGCCATTACATCTGCCATCGCAGCCTTTTCTAAAAGTGCCGAGATGCTAATTTTTATGCGCGCTGTACAAGGCATTGCGGGTGCGACGTTAGCACCGTCGACTTTGTCTTTGATACGTGTGCTTTTTCGTAACCCTAAACAACGAGCCCAAGCGGTTGGTTTATGGGGCACGAGTTTTTCTATCGGGGGCTTGATTGGCCCTTTAGTGGGCGGAGCATTGATTGAACATTTTTGGTGGGGATCGGTTTTTCTGATCAACGTGCCATTTATGATTGTTCTGTTGCTGATTGCACCGAAGCTGTTACCAGAGTTCAAAGATGAAAATGGCGGCGAGATAGATTTAATCAGCGCGGCCTTATCGCTGACAGCGATATTATTGATTATCTTTTCTTTAAAAAAATTCGCAGAGACTGGCTTTCAATCCCTTTCAGTTATCAGCTTGCTCGCAGGTCTTGTTTTGGGTGCGATATTTATTCGTCGCCAGGAACATCTTGAGCATCCTTTGGTGGATGTAAATCTGTTCAAGAATTTTACCTTTAATACTTTGATTTTGACGAACGCTTTGACGATGTCGATCTTCTTCGGAACTTTTCTTTTCCAAACTCAATATATGCAGTTGGTATTGGGATTTTCGCCTTTGGTTGCTGGGCTATGGTCGCTGCCGTCAACGTTTGCGATGATTTTAAGTTCTTCTCTATCACCTTTGCTAGCGAAGAAAATAAAACCTGCTTACATCATGTCGTTTGGGTTGTTTTTAGGAACTGTCGCGTTCTTCATAATCTCTCGAGTGAATGGCATTCAAGATTTGGGTTTGATGATTTTTGGAACAGTACTGCAATCATTTGGAGCGCCCCCAGTCTTGTTGTTTACAACGAACATGCTTGTGAATAGTGCTCCACCTGAAAAAGCAGGTGCTGCTGCGGCTATTTCTGAAACGGGAAATGAAATGGGCGGTGCGCTGGGTATCGCGATCTTAGGAAGTATCGGAACGTTTATTTATCGTCGAGAGATGACGAACGCAGTTTTGGAGAATATAAATCCGGAAATTAAGAAAACTGCGGCGACTACTTTAGAAAATGCAATTGAAGTTGCAAAATCAGCTGGGACTGCAGGTGATAATATAATCACGCAAGCGAAAGTGGCTTACACCGCATCTTTTAGCTCAGTGATGTTAATTGGTGCCGTCGTGTTGGCAGTGCTTTCATTCTTGGTCATTACTAAGCTTCGTCATGTTCAGCTTGAAGCAGAACATGGGGAGCAATCTTAG
- a CDS encoding ATP-dependent endonuclease: MLLHKVHIKGFRNFKDCEINLNEKSLVIGPNDIGKSNFLYALRLLLDKGLSELALELDDSDFYVFEDTATASITLYFKDVDEEVLLSKLRGNVAEGKFVIRYEGYRDVPETPYRIFIGADEEKFEEIETRNYLRFLNLKFINSYRDLQTYISRERKKLLQRAKEGRNATEIKSDDASIDKIQKSLIQVNDAISSLSYISSATKDLNKELSSLSEHHSTNEVVFDPKTADTKKFVENLSLAAKVDGKVVNLGGDGRNNQVFLALWANSLTQESVDSVQVSIFCIEEPEAHLHPHQQRKLARYLVEKLDGQVLITSHSPQIVSEFKADSIVSLFNAGPATEAADDGCSRKFKNAVMELGYRLNTINCESFFSSAVLLVEGMSEVSFYRALAKEKKIDLDRLNMAIVSVEGLSFSQYIKIYEHLNIPWVLRTDFDFFKNKGKKTYRCAGLQRAYSLYTNVYVENKELNELFDKVSNTIKNLPTPEVPDNMLDQIAEIRQSLRKGNIFLSSENLELDLINSEINEDLLEYHEVDNDEDLLISMQERKASEMFNFLSEKSESLKKIKAEVLLAPLLTCKKIIEDKNGGD, encoded by the coding sequence TTGCTTCTTCATAAAGTGCATATAAAAGGGTTTAGGAATTTTAAAGATTGTGAAATTAACTTAAACGAGAAGTCATTAGTCATCGGGCCGAACGACATTGGGAAATCAAATTTTTTATACGCACTCAGATTACTTTTGGATAAAGGGTTGTCAGAGCTCGCTTTGGAGCTTGATGACTCAGATTTTTATGTCTTCGAAGACACTGCTACAGCATCAATTACACTATACTTCAAAGATGTCGATGAGGAAGTTCTGTTATCTAAATTAAGAGGTAATGTTGCGGAGGGAAAGTTTGTCATTCGATACGAAGGATATCGAGATGTGCCAGAAACTCCATATCGTATATTTATCGGGGCAGATGAAGAAAAATTTGAGGAGATTGAGACTAGGAATTATTTGCGATTTCTCAATCTTAAATTCATTAATAGCTATAGAGACCTGCAAACATATATTTCTAGAGAGCGCAAAAAACTTCTTCAAAGAGCAAAAGAAGGACGTAACGCTACCGAAATAAAAAGTGATGATGCTTCAATAGATAAAATTCAAAAATCATTGATACAGGTCAATGATGCAATTAGCAGTTTGAGCTACATTTCATCAGCTACGAAAGATCTGAACAAAGAGCTCTCGTCTCTATCAGAGCATCATAGTACTAATGAAGTAGTTTTCGATCCTAAAACGGCTGACACAAAGAAATTTGTTGAGAACCTAAGTCTTGCCGCAAAAGTTGATGGAAAAGTGGTTAACCTCGGTGGCGACGGAAGAAACAATCAGGTTTTCTTAGCTCTGTGGGCAAACTCTCTTACGCAAGAATCTGTTGATTCTGTTCAGGTTTCCATCTTCTGTATAGAGGAGCCAGAAGCCCATCTGCACCCTCATCAGCAACGAAAGCTCGCCAGATACCTGGTTGAAAAACTAGATGGTCAAGTTTTGATAACGTCACACTCTCCGCAAATTGTATCTGAGTTTAAAGCAGACTCCATAGTCAGTCTGTTTAACGCAGGACCAGCAACGGAAGCTGCAGATGATGGATGCTCTAGAAAGTTTAAAAATGCAGTTATGGAACTGGGGTATCGCTTAAATACGATCAACTGTGAATCTTTCTTTTCCTCTGCCGTATTACTGGTGGAGGGGATGTCTGAAGTATCTTTCTATAGAGCTCTTGCCAAGGAAAAGAAAATTGATCTTGATCGTCTGAACATGGCAATAGTTTCTGTCGAGGGACTCAGTTTCAGTCAGTATATTAAAATTTATGAACACCTAAATATTCCTTGGGTTCTTAGAACGGATTTTGATTTTTTTAAGAACAAAGGAAAGAAGACTTATCGATGCGCTGGATTGCAAAGGGCTTACTCGCTTTATACTAATGTTTATGTAGAAAATAAAGAATTGAACGAATTGTTCGATAAAGTTTCTAACACTATAAAGAATCTCCCCACTCCAGAAGTGCCAGACAATATGTTGGATCAAATCGCAGAAATTCGTCAGTCTCTAAGGAAAGGAAATATATTTTTGAGCTCTGAAAACTTGGAGCTGGATCTAATAAACAGTGAGATTAATGAAGACCTGCTTGAATATCACGAAGTCGATAACGACGAGGATCTTTTGATAAGTATGCAGGAAAGAAAAGCTTCAGAAATGTTCAATTTTCTATCCGAGAAAAGCGAGAGCCTTAAGAAGATCAAAGCGGAAGTCTTACTAGCCCCACTTCTGACATGCAAAAAAATTATTGAGGATAAAAATGGTGGTGATTAA
- a CDS encoding dihydrofolate reductase family protein — MSKVRVAAFSVSLDGFGAGPHQSLENPLGVRGTELHNWFFKTKVFQSMYGDGNGVEDVDNSFAERSFKNVGAWILGRNMFGPVRGPWLNDEWRGWWGENPSYHAPVFVLTHHKREPLVMEGGTTFYFITDGIESALQKAKEAANGKDVRIGGGVQTVRQYLQAGLIDELHLVYSPIYLGTGESLLAGIDMPKLGFSVTEKVNTENATHVILSKKS, encoded by the coding sequence ATGAGCAAAGTCAGAGTCGCGGCGTTTTCAGTCTCTTTGGATGGATTCGGTGCGGGGCCTCATCAAAGTCTGGAAAATCCTCTGGGTGTCAGAGGCACAGAACTTCATAATTGGTTTTTCAAAACAAAAGTTTTCCAAAGTATGTACGGCGATGGCAATGGTGTTGAAGACGTAGATAACTCTTTTGCTGAACGGTCCTTCAAAAACGTCGGCGCATGGATCTTAGGGCGAAATATGTTCGGCCCTGTTCGCGGGCCTTGGCTTAACGACGAATGGCGCGGGTGGTGGGGTGAAAATCCATCTTACCATGCGCCTGTTTTTGTTCTTACCCATCATAAGCGCGAGCCGCTCGTCATGGAGGGTGGAACAACTTTTTATTTCATCACTGACGGTATTGAGTCTGCTCTGCAAAAAGCAAAAGAAGCTGCAAACGGTAAAGATGTTCGCATCGGCGGTGGTGTCCAAACTGTTCGTCAGTACTTACAAGCGGGCTTGATCGACGAATTGCATTTGGTGTACAGCCCGATTTATCTTGGAACGGGTGAAAGTTTGCTTGCGGGAATTGATATGCCGAAGTTAGGATTCTCTGTCACCGAGAAGGTGAATACAGAAAACGCCACGCATGTTATCCTTAGTAAGAAGAGTTAA
- a CDS encoding nuclear transport factor 2 family protein yields the protein MNETEVLQEFYSALNRNDIPAMINLMDSDIVRVEPEGFPASGTYRGQEAILAHFTAARGTWAEGSCNPEQFINVGDKFVVLVHVHVRLKDKTDWIDGHVADGFAFKNGKISHFQSFLEKEKALKWAEQ from the coding sequence ATGAATGAGACCGAAGTATTGCAAGAGTTCTACTCTGCACTGAACCGTAATGATATTCCTGCGATGATCAATCTTATGGATTCAGACATTGTGCGAGTTGAGCCCGAAGGTTTTCCGGCATCAGGTACTTATCGCGGTCAAGAGGCAATATTGGCGCACTTCACAGCTGCCCGTGGTACTTGGGCAGAGGGCAGCTGTAACCCAGAACAATTCATTAACGTTGGCGATAAGTTCGTAGTTCTGGTGCATGTTCACGTTAGACTGAAAGACAAAACCGATTGGATCGATGGTCACGTCGCCGACGGATTCGCTTTTAAAAATGGCAAGATCTCACACTTTCAATCTTTTCTAGAAAAAGAAAAGGCCTTGAAGTGGGCTGAACAATAA
- a CDS encoding TIGR02147 family protein: MDNSLNTPTRPQITEYTDYRLYLSDFFAWKKFESPHFTHQYCANKLGTAKSYLSQVFKQKIHISIDRASDIAKLFDLSDFEKQFFIIMIIQGLVTDTDLQNHFRGVLGRIRINEEVHGLKSFREKVNSPVPYATWLPVTIVAMANLPEFQANAEWIQKHLSDSVPLSEITDALKKVIDTKMIEFDGQRYHEPESHYSPDPNEINSHRRFIPGAQKSIDILMGDLVPHKPALFFNGGLAISQNDFKEVAEAYYRFINELMEISKKSKDPQRVLFVSNNLFHVTKPQQP, encoded by the coding sequence ATGGACAACAGCCTGAACACGCCTACACGACCTCAGATCACGGAATACACGGACTATCGTCTTTATCTTTCAGATTTCTTTGCATGGAAGAAGTTCGAGTCACCGCACTTCACACATCAATATTGTGCAAACAAACTTGGAACAGCGAAAAGCTATCTTTCACAAGTTTTCAAACAGAAAATTCATATCTCAATTGATCGCGCATCTGATATTGCAAAACTTTTTGATCTTTCCGACTTCGAAAAACAGTTCTTTATCATCATGATTATTCAAGGCTTGGTCACAGATACAGATCTGCAAAATCATTTTCGCGGAGTACTTGGACGAATTCGTATTAACGAAGAAGTTCACGGCCTAAAGTCATTTCGTGAAAAAGTAAACTCCCCCGTCCCTTATGCAACTTGGCTTCCCGTGACTATTGTTGCAATGGCGAATCTTCCAGAGTTTCAGGCCAACGCCGAATGGATTCAAAAACATCTATCCGACAGTGTTCCCTTAAGTGAAATCACTGATGCGTTAAAGAAGGTCATAGACACGAAAATGATCGAATTTGATGGTCAAAGATATCATGAACCAGAATCTCATTACAGTCCCGACCCGAATGAGATCAACAGTCATCGCAGATTTATTCCCGGCGCACAAAAATCGATCGACATCTTGATGGGAGACTTAGTCCCCCACAAGCCTGCGCTATTTTTCAACGGCGGCCTGGCCATTTCACAAAATGACTTCAAGGAAGTTGCTGAAGCTTATTATCGATTTATTAATGAGTTGATGGAAATCAGTAAGAAATCTAAAGATCCGCAACGGGTCTTATTTGTTTCAAATAATTTGTTTCACGTCACGAAGCCGCAGCAACCTTAA
- a CDS encoding SRPBCC domain-containing protein, whose amino-acid sequence MCKTIKQKIHFKAPPDVIYSLLTDSKKYASLTGKKASIGKSAGAPFSVYGGQATGIIVELVRNKRIVQAWRGHSFPEGIFSMATFNLKPTGKHGTELVLVHRGVPKEMIPSIELGWRKYNWDKIKSYLENHE is encoded by the coding sequence ATGTGCAAAACGATCAAACAAAAAATTCATTTTAAGGCGCCTCCTGACGTTATCTATAGTTTGCTTACGGATTCTAAAAAATATGCTTCGTTGACAGGGAAGAAAGCTTCGATTGGAAAATCTGCCGGAGCGCCATTCTCAGTTTACGGCGGACAAGCGACCGGAATCATTGTAGAGCTGGTTCGTAATAAAAGAATAGTGCAAGCTTGGCGGGGGCATAGTTTTCCTGAAGGAATTTTCTCGATGGCGACTTTTAATCTGAAGCCGACGGGTAAGCATGGGACGGAACTTGTTTTGGTTCATCGGGGAGTGCCGAAAGAAATGATTCCGTCGATTGAACTGGGTTGGCGTAAGTACAATTGGGATAAGATAAAGAGTTATCTGGAAAATCACGAATGA
- a CDS encoding 3'-5' exonuclease, translating into MDYSTFQLLSFPGKIHLINTNQELHIVANALASAKEFGFDTETRPAFKKGEVYPVSLLQLATDTDAFVVRLRHINHFDLIKSIFENPNIVKAGVAIRDDIKQLQKKVQFNPHGFIELQTVAKAKNLENLGLKGMAEEVLQGTITKGPKTTNWDASELTDRQILYAATDAWIGLKLYQKLSL; encoded by the coding sequence ATGGATTATTCTACATTTCAGCTTCTATCTTTCCCTGGAAAGATTCATTTAATTAACACGAATCAAGAATTACACATCGTTGCGAATGCCCTGGCATCAGCAAAAGAATTTGGTTTCGATACAGAAACTCGTCCCGCATTCAAAAAGGGTGAAGTCTATCCGGTGTCTTTGTTGCAACTCGCGACAGACACTGATGCTTTCGTGGTTCGTTTACGTCACATCAATCATTTCGATCTGATCAAAAGTATTTTTGAAAATCCCAATATAGTTAAAGCCGGGGTCGCAATCAGAGATGACATCAAACAACTACAGAAGAAAGTTCAATTCAACCCGCATGGATTTATTGAACTGCAAACTGTCGCAAAAGCTAAAAACTTGGAAAATCTTGGTTTAAAAGGCATGGCTGAAGAGGTCCTACAGGGCACAATCACCAAAGGACCCAAGACTACAAATTGGGACGCGAGCGAATTGACTGATCGACAAATCCTTTACGCAGCAACTGACGCTTGGATCGGCCTTAAACTTTATCAAAAACTAAGCCTGTAA